A window of the Nitrosococcus wardiae genome harbors these coding sequences:
- a CDS encoding CheR family methyltransferase has protein sequence MDDKTTEIELRLLLEALFQKYCYDFRGYSMASIKRRLFQAREHFDCRTFSQLQDRVLHDPAVLSKLLSFLTVRVSELFRNPAYFLAIREKVIPYLRTYPSIKVWVAGCGAGEEVYSLAILFREEGLENRTMFYGTDISPEALEKAKAGVYKLDRIPLFTENHRQSGGKSSLSDYYSAAYQAAIFDKNLRRRVVFSDHSLATDGVFAEVQFISCRNVLIYFDRELQDRAVGLFKDSLARKGFLGLGFKESLRFNRHADTFTEFARSERIYQKRGDL, from the coding sequence GTGGACGACAAGACCACCGAGATTGAGCTTAGACTGCTGCTCGAAGCGCTTTTCCAGAAGTACTGTTATGACTTCCGGGGGTATTCGATGGCATCAATCAAACGCCGATTGTTCCAAGCCAGAGAGCATTTTGATTGCCGCACGTTCTCCCAGCTCCAGGACCGGGTACTCCACGACCCGGCGGTACTATCAAAGCTGCTGTCATTTCTTACCGTACGGGTGAGCGAGTTGTTCAGAAACCCGGCTTACTTTTTGGCGATACGGGAGAAGGTCATACCGTACTTACGAACTTATCCGTCAATTAAAGTGTGGGTGGCCGGCTGCGGCGCTGGCGAGGAGGTGTACTCGCTGGCCATTCTCTTTCGCGAGGAGGGACTTGAGAACCGCACGATGTTCTACGGGACGGACATCAGTCCGGAAGCGCTCGAGAAAGCCAAGGCCGGGGTGTACAAACTTGACCGGATCCCACTATTTACAGAGAACCACCGACAATCAGGGGGAAAATCATCCCTCTCCGACTACTACTCGGCAGCCTACCAGGCCGCCATCTTCGACAAGAACTTGCGCCGGCGAGTCGTCTTCTCCGACCACAGCCTGGCCACCGATGGGGTATTCGCTGAAGTGCAGTTCATCTCGTGCCGAAACGTCCTCATCTACTTTGACCGCGAACTGCAGGATCGGGCTGTGGGGCTGTTCAAAGACTCTCTTGCGAGGAAAGGTTTTTTAGGACTCGGCTTCAAGGAGAGCCTTCGGTTCAACCGGCACGCCGATACCTTCACCGAGTTTGCCCGCAGCGAGCGGATCTACCAAAAGCGAGGTGACCTGTGA